The genomic region AGTAAAACGATGttcttaaataaaatctttcGATATGGCTTTCTGATCATATTAGAGCCTGACAACTCTGCAGACCGGTTACCAGTCCTCAGATCAATAATGTCACCATTAATCCAACTCAGATATAGAAGGTTCATGTGCTTCTGCAGCTTTTCATTTTGGGTCAGATTTTCAGAAGGAGAATGAAGCTGAAAGTCGATGCCTAGATGACTGCAAGCCTGGGCAAACACACAGCCTGTCATAAAAGCATCATAACCAGCTTCATGCTTGGCTCCAGAGTTCCAATTAGAAGACCTGCAAATTAAGGCTATGTTTTAGTGTGAAAGCCTAGAAGGACATCCAAGTTGCTACTCAACTTGGCCAAGTTGCTACTCAACTTGGGGAGGCAGCAAGAGTAGCATTAATGATTTGTTATTAATGCTAACAGCCATTACAAAGTGTCCATGTTTAGATAATTTGCCTTAGGGGGGTGATACAGAGTAATTAGATCtcgtaaatatgaaaaagtgaGCTAATATTAAGCTATACAATTCAGATTGCAAAACTAGACAGAACTTGAGGGGGaagaaaaaagggaaggaaGAAAGGAAAGTTTTAAGCTACtatgataaaataaatcaaGGGCTTTTTAACCAATTTACTTTAGAGAGTTTGGGAAGCAAAGGCAAACCTCATTTCATCCACGTGGACCTCAACCTTAACACATGGCTCATAAGACAGAACATTACGTGTAAACCCGTGAGCTATCTCTGGGcataataatgaaaatgctgAGGATAATGATGTGCTAGATCTCTTCATCTTTCGTTGTAATGTGTAGTCAGCATTCAAAAGTATTTTGGTGTCAATGATACTTGGGAAGTATTTGTTCACGCAGGAGACAAATTCTTCAGCTGTTGAAGGAAGAGGAGCTAGGAATTTGCTGTGTACGTGAGCAATATCTGtatcataaaagaaaaacacttcaatAATCTATCTGACTAATATGACATCTTCATCTAACTTGTGACTGATATTCATACCCAGGATGCAATTGTGACCAACAATCAACTTATTTTCTGAAGAAAGGAGATCAATCACATAACGAAACCCTACTGCAGCATTGATCTTCATTTCTGCGCTTCTCTGATGATCATTCTTCACCTCCTCCTACATAGAACCAGGCAGAGGAGAAGAGTCATCACAACATGCAAAAGACACCACACCAAATGCAGCTGTCAGATTCATACTTCCATTTACATAGCCCCAGTATATAATTCCAGCACTGTCAGGTTTGTGCATAATTTACCCATCATACCAACATCAATGCATTGAAActctctctcttctttttttttcgtttACTCCACTCATGATACTAAATGTTTAGAAAGCATTTCCCAGCCAAATACGGAACCATTCTACCTTGGGAAGAAAACAAACAGAAAAGCGTCTACAGTTatgctttaaaaaatttctgACATGAACATATAAACAGTGTTGTATTAAAAACAGTTGAATGCTGATCATCTAAATATGGAACAAACAGACAGATCTTCCTCACAGAAGTATTGTGTCTTACCATAAGTCTCGCTTTATCACTCTCTGAGTCTGTATAAACTACTAACTCTTCTGAAGTACTTTCACCGTTAAAACAAACATAAGTAAGATCTTTGAAATGCTTCCTTGTGACCTGCAGGGTTTCAGTTCCCCGGACATAATCTTACGTCCTCagtaaagatttaaaaaaaaaaatacgaaaagacaATTCTTATCAACACTATATTGATGATACAAGAATAAAATGGTCTTCAAAAATCTTTCCAAATGAAAGTCACAATGAAGAGGCTAAACATAGGAGATCAAATAAAATTCGAGAGAGATGTAACAGCATATACCATTCGGATCAGACTAAGTTGGTGAGAAGTGAATCCATCCAAACTCAGAGCAGGACGCATCTTGAAGAAAACTGTCCGAAATTGTTGATTTAAGTCATCAGGAACCTTTTCTTCTTGAGGCCCTCCTACCCTATTCTGTAATAAATCATCACGCCATTCACCCAATCTTTTCTTCATTCTTTCCGTGAAGAGAACATCAGCCACTCGGACCAACGGTAAGTCCATAGTTTCTCTTAAATTATGAGACAGATGCGTTAACTGATCTCCTTTAGGTGATATTAATCTTTTACGAGCCTCATCTTCTTGTCCTCTGGACAAGTAAGATATACCTGAGATGCAAATTCTCAAAGTAAGACAGAAAACACGGTTTCAGAAACTGTAACTCAA from Gossypium raimondii isolate GPD5lz chromosome 1, ASM2569854v1, whole genome shotgun sequence harbors:
- the LOC105781864 gene encoding poly(A)-specific ribonuclease PARN isoform X1; protein product: MNTTRHWPKRAFILSRALSRAFSDTPSPTFPLKHVTRSNFDSALVELRSHVRAADFVAIDMEMTGVTSAPWRESFEFDRFDIRYLKVKDSAEKFAVLQFGVCPFRWDSLKQSFIAHPHNFFVFPRQEIPLDRTSYEFLCQTTSMDFLAKYQFDFNACIHEGISYLSRGQEDEARKRLISPKGDQLTHLSHNLRETMDLPLVRVADVLFTERMKKRLGEWRDDLLQNRVGGPQEEKVPDDLNQQFRTVFFKMRPALSLDGFTSHQLSLIRMVTRKHFKDLTYVCFNGESTSEELVVYTDSESDKARLMEEVKNDHQRSAEMKINAAVGFRYVIDLLSSENKLIVGHNCILDIAHVHSKFLAPLPSTAEEFVSCVNKYFPSIIDTKILLNADYTLQRKMKRSSTSLSSAFSLLCPEIAHGFTRNVLSYEPCVKVEVHVDEMRSSNWNSGAKHEAGYDAFMTGCVFAQACSHLGIDFQLHSPSENLTQNEKLQKHMNLLYLSWINGDIIDLRTGNRSAELSGSNMIRKPYRKILFKNIVLLWGFPSKLKPSMIRDCICKTLGPSSVISTYCIDQTAVFVQFSKAELASDFLNLKDTLEQSNDAISHLHPLSQLLEGGNTHAASYETYKEICASPISKVLFADQAEAVGIKWKTELLPSDKEESHDNTRSHLESAMDSPQAVQKSKTRNTEDVVNDSSNKRFCDDIIDSFLKVEKIRRTTNL